The genomic stretch AGATGGCGCTGTTAAGGCGCTTGTCGAAGGCTTCTTCAAGTTCGCTCCACTTGCCCAGCGCACGGTCCTTCACGCCCGACACCCGCGAAGTGGTCGAAGACTTGGCAGTCTCGGCAACATCTTCAGCCGTCTTTTTCGCCTGTTTCTCGGCCTTCTCGCCATCCTTTACCAGCGAGTCGAACAGCTTCGGGCCGTCCTGGTCGATCTTCGAATAGATACCCAGCCCAGCCAGCCAGATCTTGCGGGAGTATTTCTCGATCCCGCCGACCCAGGAGCTGCCTTCTTTTTCGGTGTTCTTCTTGCCAGCCATCCTGCTCTCCTTATGGTTTGTGCGCGACACGCTCAAGCAGCTCATGCAACTGTTCAAGCTTGATCGACAACGCCTCAACGTCATGTTTAGACGGAATACCCAGGCGATTCAAGGCGCGACCGACCCGTGCGTCGAAAGCTTTTTCGATCTTGTCGAGTTGAATTTCTACCTTGCCGCGTACGCGGCTCACTTCTTCACCGACTTCGTCAAGCTGGTGGTTGGCGGCATCGAGTTCTTTGTCGATGCGCTTCTTGCCGCGAGTCTCGACACCTTCACCCGCCCTGACCAGCTCCTTGAAGTAGTCAGAGCCTTCCTGACCAACGCGGGCGTAGGCGCCGATACCGGCCAGCCAGATCTTGCGCGCATAGCCGCGCACCTCGCCAAGCGTACCCAGGGCTTC from Pseudomonas putida encodes the following:
- a CDS encoding poly(3-hydroxyalkanoate) granule-associated protein PhaI; its protein translation is MAKVIVKKKDEALGTLGEVRGYARKIWLAGIGAYARVGQEGSDYFKELVRAGEGVETRGKKRIDKELDAANHQLDEVGEEVSRVRGKVEIQLDKIEKAFDARVGRALNRLGIPSKHDVEALSIKLEQLHELLERVAHKP